In the genome of Equus asinus isolate D_3611 breed Donkey chromosome 9, EquAss-T2T_v2, whole genome shotgun sequence, one region contains:
- the LOC106826853 gene encoding olfactory receptor 1f45-like, translating to MGRDNQTGVTGFLLLGLSGQSEQEELLLGLFLWMYLVTIMGNFLIILAISCDSHLHTPMYFFLANLSCVDICFSSVTIPKMLVNHISGSKSISYVECMTQIYFFITFINMDGFLLSVMAYDRYTAICRPLHYTVIMRPKLCVLLVAASWVITNLHALLHTLLMVRLTFCSHNAVHHFFCDPYPILKLSCSDTFINDLMVFTVGGLMFLTPFTCIIVSYAYIFSNVLKLPSARGIRKALSTCGSHLTVVSLFYGAILGVYMRPSSSYSVQDTVATVIFTVVTPLVNPFIYSLRNRDMKGALRKLTVRFQN from the coding sequence ATGGGCAGAGACAACCAGACTGGAGTCACAGGCTTCCTTCTCCTGGGACTCTCTGGGCAGTCAGAGCAGGAAGAGCTTCTCTTGGGGCTCTTCTTGTGGATGTACCTGGTCACCATCATGGGGAACTTTCTCATCATCTTGGCCATCAGCTGTGACAGTCATCTCCATACACCAATGTACTTCTTCTTGGCCAACCTCTCCTGTGTTGACATCTGCTTTTCATCAGTCACAATCCCCAAGATGCTGGTGAATCACATCTCGGGAAGCAAGTCTATCTCATACGTGGAATGCATGACCCAGATCTACTTCTTCATCACTTTCATCAACATGGATGGGTTCCTCCTGAgcgtgatggcctatgaccgttACACTGCCATCTGTCGCCCACTCCACTACACCGTGATCATGAGGCCCAAACTCTGTGTCCTTCTGGTGGCTGCATCTTGGGTCATTACAAACCTGCATGCTCTCCTACACACTCTCCTCATGGTCCGACTCACGTTTTGTTCCCACAATGCTGTgcaccacttcttctgtgacccTTACCCCATTCTAAAGCTCTCTTGTTCTGATACTTTTATCAACGACCTGATGGTGTTCACTGTGGGTGGATTGATGTTTCTGACACCATTCACGTGTATCATCGTTTCATATGCTTACATCTTCTCTAATGTACTGAAGCTGCCCTCTGCCCGTGGAATAAGGAAAGCCCTGTCCACATGCGGATCCCACCTCACTGTGGTCTCCCTCTTCTATGGGGCCATCCTGGGGGTCTACATGCGCCCTTCATCCTCCTACTCAGTCCAGGACACGGTGGCCACTGTCATCTTCACCGTGGTGACTCCCCTGGTGAATcccttcatctacagcctgagaaatCGTGACATGAAGGGAGCCCTAAGGAAACTAACTGTCAGATTCCAGAATTAG